In Holophagales bacterium, one DNA window encodes the following:
- a CDS encoding S9 family peptidase has product MLRRLCLVAVALLVALPLAAVETHSFTVHDLLAMDRISEPQVSPAGDRVAFVVRRTDLEANRGRTDLWMVGIDGSGLRQLTSHEAGDFNPRWAPDGRSLYFLSTRSGSSQVWRLPLDGGEPTQVTRLPLDVGNLTVSADGARLAFSLDVYPDCPTVACSADRVAAEEKRVSTGKTYDRLFVRHWDSWGDGRRSHLFVLPTAGGDPVDVMKGMDADAPSKPFGGSEEFTFTPDGASLVFSAKDVGREEAWSTDFDLYLAPIDGAKAPRCLTEKNAAWDTQPVFSPDGKRLAYLAMSRPGFEADRYRVMVREGIDGAERELAPAWDRSPGAIFWSADGKTLYAVANDVGQNTIFALDATSGAVRSIYANGNAGGVQLAGSGKLLFSLDHLKSPAELYTIGVDGSGLRQITAINRERLAQVRLGEPEQMSFKGAGDETVYAYIVKPVDFDPAKKYPVAFLIHGGPQGSFGNDFHYRWNPQTYAGRGYAAVMVDFHGSTGYGQAFTDAIRGDWGGKPLVDLQKGLAAALKAYPWMDGERVAALGASYGGYMINWIAGAWPDRFRCLVTHDGNLDERFAYYATEELWFPEWEHGGTPWGNPAGYAKHNPVDLVKNWKTPVLVVHGGKDYRVVDTGGIATFTAAQRKGIPSKLLYFPDENHWVLKPQNSIQWHDTVLDWLDQWTKGGPAN; this is encoded by the coding sequence ATGCTCCGTCGCCTCTGCCTCGTCGCCGTCGCGCTGCTCGTCGCCCTGCCGCTCGCGGCGGTGGAGACGCACTCGTTCACCGTTCACGACCTACTCGCCATGGACCGCATCTCCGAGCCGCAGGTCTCACCTGCAGGCGATCGGGTGGCCTTCGTGGTCCGCCGGACCGATCTTGAGGCCAATCGCGGTCGTACCGACCTCTGGATGGTCGGCATCGACGGCTCCGGCCTGCGCCAGCTGACCAGCCACGAGGCGGGAGACTTCAACCCGCGCTGGGCTCCCGACGGCCGGTCGCTCTACTTCCTCTCCACGCGCTCCGGCTCGTCGCAGGTCTGGCGCCTGCCGCTCGACGGCGGTGAGCCGACGCAGGTCACGCGCCTGCCGCTCGACGTCGGCAACCTGACCGTCTCGGCCGACGGAGCGCGCCTCGCCTTCTCGCTCGACGTCTATCCGGACTGCCCGACGGTCGCCTGCAGCGCCGATCGCGTCGCCGCCGAGGAGAAGCGGGTGAGCACCGGCAAGACCTACGACCGGCTCTTCGTCCGGCACTGGGACAGTTGGGGGGACGGCCGCCGCTCGCACCTCTTCGTCCTGCCGACCGCCGGCGGCGACCCGGTCGACGTGATGAAGGGGATGGACGCCGACGCGCCGTCGAAGCCGTTCGGCGGCAGCGAGGAGTTCACCTTCACGCCGGATGGTGCTTCGCTGGTCTTCTCCGCGAAGGACGTGGGGCGCGAGGAGGCCTGGTCGACCGACTTCGATCTCTACCTGGCCCCGATCGACGGCGCGAAGGCGCCGCGTTGCCTGACCGAGAAGAACGCCGCCTGGGACACCCAGCCGGTCTTCTCGCCGGACGGCAAGCGGCTGGCCTACCTCGCCATGTCACGCCCCGGGTTCGAGGCCGATCGCTACCGGGTGATGGTGCGCGAGGGGATCGACGGCGCGGAGCGTGAGCTCGCGCCCGCGTGGGACCGCTCGCCGGGTGCGATCTTCTGGTCGGCCGACGGCAAGACGCTCTACGCGGTGGCCAACGACGTCGGGCAGAACACGATCTTCGCCCTCGACGCGACGAGCGGCGCGGTCCGTTCGATTTACGCCAACGGCAATGCGGGCGGCGTGCAGCTTGCCGGTTCCGGCAAGCTGCTCTTCTCGCTCGACCACCTCAAGTCGCCGGCCGAGCTCTACACGATCGGCGTCGATGGCTCCGGGCTGCGGCAGATCACGGCGATCAATCGCGAGCGCCTCGCCCAGGTGCGGCTCGGCGAGCCGGAGCAGATGAGCTTCAAGGGGGCGGGCGACGAGACCGTCTACGCCTACATCGTCAAGCCGGTCGACTTCGATCCGGCGAAGAAGTACCCGGTGGCGTTCCTCATCCACGGCGGGCCGCAGGGTTCGTTCGGCAACGACTTCCACTACCGGTGGAATCCGCAGACCTACGCCGGGCGCGGCTACGCGGCGGTGATGGTCGACTTCCACGGGTCGACCGGGTACGGCCAGGCGTTCACCGACGCGATCCGCGGCGACTGGGGCGGCAAGCCGCTCGTCGACCTGCAGAAGGGCCTGGCGGCGGCGCTCAAGGCCTACCCCTGGATGGACGGCGAGCGCGTCGCCGCGCTCGGCGCCTCGTATGGCGGCTACATGATCAACTGGATCGCCGGGGCGTGGCCGGATCGCTTCCGCTGCCTGGTCACCCACGACGGCAACCTCGACGAGCGTTTCGCCTACTACGCCACCGAGGAGCTCTGGTTCCCGGAGTGGGAGCACGGCGGCACGCCGTGGGGCAATCCGGCTGGCTACGCCAAGCACAATCCGGTCGACCTGGTGAAGAACTGGAAGACCCCCGTGCTGGTCGTCCACGGTGGGAAGGACTACCGCGTCGTCGACACCGGCGGCATCGCCACCTTCACCGCCGCGCAGCGCAAGGGGATCCCCTCGAAGCTCCTCTACTTCCCGGACGAGAACCACTGGGTGCTCAAGCCGCAGAACTCGATCCAGTGGCACGACACCGTGCTCGACTGGCTCGACCAGTGGACCAAGGGCGGTCCGGCGAACTGA
- a CDS encoding B-box zinc finger protein, which yields MVNASAPRGPARPSGDARPATPTACRTHPERAAEFRCDGCGAPLCPACIDEGHRLLFCRLCGERALPLVAEAPATAPARARERGLEAPYPLSAALGYPFRGLGLYLTVTYAALMTVLDLVTRSSRLLALGTLMPRLVVALLMPALLFAIVRTTAEGETELPDWPDFVHPIERLREWFWAFGVSLTSLLPLAALLSLSHCTLLAMVTGQAGWSCAALLLLGLAIATPISLFGLGATGVYESGWLSFRLDLHLRAMIETGIEGLRTTLLVTGLVLASKLASLLLGFIPLLGASAAQMLAAYTLFTAPHLVGLLFRRRRTALAAIYLG from the coding sequence ATGGTGAACGCGTCGGCACCGCGCGGCCCCGCTCGACCGTCGGGCGATGCCCGGCCCGCGACCCCGACGGCCTGTCGCACGCACCCGGAGCGCGCCGCGGAGTTCCGCTGCGACGGCTGCGGCGCGCCGCTCTGCCCCGCCTGCATCGACGAAGGGCACCGACTGCTCTTCTGCCGGCTCTGCGGCGAACGGGCCCTGCCGCTCGTCGCCGAGGCGCCGGCGACCGCACCGGCACGGGCCCGCGAGCGCGGACTCGAAGCCCCCTACCCGCTCTCCGCCGCCCTCGGCTATCCCTTCCGCGGCCTCGGCCTGTACCTCACCGTCACCTACGCTGCACTGATGACGGTGCTCGACCTCGTCACCAGGAGCTCGCGCCTGCTCGCCCTCGGCACACTGATGCCACGCCTCGTCGTCGCGCTCCTGATGCCGGCGCTGCTCTTCGCCATCGTCCGCACCACGGCCGAGGGCGAGACCGAGTTACCGGACTGGCCCGACTTCGTCCATCCGATCGAACGGCTGCGCGAGTGGTTCTGGGCCTTCGGCGTCAGCCTCACCTCGCTGCTTCCGCTCGCCGCGCTCCTCTCGCTCTCGCATTGCACGCTCCTGGCCATGGTGACCGGCCAGGCCGGCTGGAGCTGCGCGGCTCTCCTCCTGCTCGGTCTGGCGATCGCCACCCCGATCTCCCTCTTCGGCCTCGGTGCGACCGGGGTCTACGAGAGCGGCTGGCTGTCGTTCCGCCTCGACCTCCATCTGCGCGCGATGATCGAGACCGGCATCGAAGGGCTGCGCACGACCCTGCTCGTGACCGGCCTGGTCCTGGCGAGCAAGCTCGCCTCCCTCCTGCTCGGCTTCATCCCGCTGCTCGGCGCCTCGGCCGCCCAGATGCTTGCCGCCTACACCCTCTTTACCGCCCCGCACCTCGTCGGCCTGCTCTTCCGCCGCCGCCGCACGGCGCTCGCCGCGATCTATCTCGGGTAG
- the glgP gene encoding alpha-glucan family phosphorylase translates to MQIPTLHIAAIELPREFRRLYDMAYNYWWTWTPRARRLFAAIDSRAWAMYRTPVQMLLSFDRSRWPELHEDTTFVNLYESVAQEFERYIAPDADTWFRRQHPGHDGGPFAYFAMEFGLHQSLALYSGGLGVLCGDHLKSASDIGVPLVGVGLLYHHGYFMQNIDPDGRQQHIYPEYDFGRLSLRPAASHTGREVIVSVPFPGREVYAKVWVAQVGRVPLLLLDTDVPQNDPADRPIGSILYTPGRDMRLAQEMVLGVGGVRALRALGIEPTVWHLNEGHSAFLVFERLRELVEERKADPLEAMAELRRRTIFTTHTPVPAGNEQFEPQVARKYLAPWVDLTGLPLEQLTALGNADHGAPHQNFNLTALSIRSSCFVNGVSKINADVAQRMWRHLLAGDGAPQGVTAVTNGVHPFTWLGTEMQGLLARWLGHDWRQAVDETSLPERLSAVPDVDLWEAHQAQKARLARFARSRLRTQFARHGVAPEELRALEGAFDVDALTLGFARRFATYKRASLLFTDLHRLRLMLRDSARPVQVVFAGKAHSADRAGQELIQHIFQLSRSEELRGRVFFIEDYDMRVGRMLVQGVDVWLNTPRPPLEASGTSGMKAAMNGALNCSIADGWWPEGADGTNGWTIRSLSQADDEWQRDRDDALALYRLLEEEIVPLYYERDGHGVPVGWVERMRRAIGTITPTFSSHRMVRDYCENAYWPAANPPRLD, encoded by the coding sequence ATGCAGATCCCCACGCTCCACATCGCCGCCATCGAGCTGCCGCGCGAGTTCCGCCGGCTCTACGACATGGCGTACAACTACTGGTGGACCTGGACGCCGCGCGCCCGCCGGCTCTTCGCGGCGATCGACTCGCGGGCCTGGGCGATGTACCGCACGCCGGTCCAGATGCTCCTCAGCTTCGATCGCAGCCGCTGGCCCGAGCTCCACGAGGACACCACCTTCGTCAACCTCTACGAGAGCGTGGCCCAGGAGTTCGAGCGCTATATCGCCCCCGATGCCGACACCTGGTTCCGGCGCCAGCACCCCGGGCATGACGGCGGACCGTTCGCCTACTTCGCGATGGAGTTCGGCCTGCACCAGAGCCTGGCGCTCTATTCCGGCGGGCTCGGCGTCCTGTGCGGCGATCACCTGAAGAGCGCCAGCGACATCGGCGTGCCCCTGGTCGGCGTCGGCCTGCTCTACCACCACGGCTACTTCATGCAGAACATCGACCCGGACGGTCGCCAGCAGCACATCTACCCGGAGTACGACTTCGGGCGGCTGTCGCTGCGCCCGGCCGCCAGCCACACCGGCCGGGAGGTGATCGTCAGCGTTCCGTTCCCCGGCCGCGAGGTGTACGCCAAGGTCTGGGTGGCGCAGGTCGGCCGCGTGCCGCTGCTCCTGCTCGACACCGACGTGCCCCAGAACGACCCGGCCGACCGTCCGATCGGCAGCATCCTCTACACGCCCGGGCGCGACATGCGGCTCGCCCAGGAGATGGTTCTCGGGGTCGGCGGAGTGCGAGCGCTGCGCGCCCTCGGGATCGAACCGACCGTCTGGCATCTCAACGAGGGGCACAGCGCCTTCCTCGTCTTCGAACGCCTGCGCGAGCTCGTCGAGGAGCGGAAGGCGGACCCGCTCGAGGCGATGGCCGAGCTGCGACGCCGTACGATCTTCACGACGCACACCCCCGTGCCGGCCGGCAACGAACAGTTCGAGCCGCAGGTGGCGCGCAAGTACCTCGCCCCCTGGGTCGACCTCACCGGGCTGCCGCTCGAGCAGCTCACCGCGCTCGGCAATGCCGACCACGGAGCGCCGCACCAGAACTTCAACCTCACGGCGCTGTCGATCCGCTCCTCCTGCTTCGTCAACGGCGTCTCGAAGATCAACGCCGACGTGGCGCAGCGGATGTGGCGCCACCTCCTCGCCGGCGACGGGGCGCCGCAGGGCGTGACGGCGGTGACCAACGGCGTGCACCCGTTCACCTGGCTCGGCACCGAGATGCAGGGGCTGCTGGCACGCTGGCTGGGCCACGACTGGCGCCAGGCGGTCGACGAGACCTCCCTGCCCGAGCGGCTGAGCGCCGTTCCCGATGTCGATCTCTGGGAGGCGCACCAGGCGCAGAAGGCGCGGCTGGCGCGGTTTGCCCGCTCGCGCCTGCGCACCCAGTTCGCCCGCCACGGCGTGGCGCCGGAGGAGCTGCGCGCTCTCGAGGGTGCGTTCGACGTCGATGCGCTGACCCTCGGCTTCGCGCGCCGTTTCGCCACCTACAAGCGGGCGAGCCTCCTCTTCACCGACCTCCACCGCCTCCGCCTGATGCTGCGCGACAGCGCGCGGCCGGTGCAAGTGGTTTTCGCCGGCAAGGCGCACTCGGCCGACCGCGCCGGCCAGGAGCTGATCCAGCACATCTTCCAGCTCTCGCGCTCCGAAGAGCTGCGCGGGCGGGTCTTCTTCATCGAGGACTACGACATGCGGGTCGGGCGGATGCTCGTCCAGGGCGTCGACGTCTGGCTCAACACGCCGCGCCCGCCGCTCGAGGCGAGCGGCACGAGCGGCATGAAGGCGGCGATGAACGGCGCGCTCAATTGCAGCATCGCCGACGGCTGGTGGCCCGAGGGGGCCGACGGCACGAACGGGTGGACCATCCGCAGCCTCTCGCAGGCCGACGACGAGTGGCAGCGCGACCGCGACGACGCGCTGGCGCTCTATCGGCTGCTCGAAGAGGAGATCGTCCCGCTCTACTACGAGCGGGACGGGCACGGCGTGCCGGTCGGCTGGGTCGAGCGGATGCGGCGGGCCATCGGCACGATCACGCCGACCTTCTCCTCGCATCGCATGGTGCGCGACTACTGCGAGAACGCCTACTGGCCGGCGGCGAATCCGCCGCGACTGGACTGA
- a CDS encoding DHH family phosphoesterase: MSDDLTRLRFEAFSQYVHQTSAGARWLVLTHDNPDPDALTSMALLARLLRQVFRRHVTIAYGGMIGRAENREVVRTLGLELVHLRTIDWRSFDHFGLVDSQPRTGNNQLPSQLAPHVVIDHHPLRKATLGCPFVDVRRDYGATATILTEYLLASGHQPTRRQATALVYALQAETQDFGRESAGPDHAVHDLLLPRIDKRMLARIQHARLPLAYFRNLHRALESLESVGTLVVSHLGPVDQPDIVPEIADLLLRLEGKTWSLCTGAHGDRIYLSIRTSNPRADAGNLMRRLLRRRGKGGGHGMMAGGWVMQPRQGNGENDTLARALARELATALKKNPERLLPLSLYPGEERGEAPVTSIVERNPA; the protein is encoded by the coding sequence ATGAGTGACGACCTCACTCGGCTGAGGTTCGAGGCCTTCAGCCAGTACGTTCATCAGACCTCGGCCGGGGCACGGTGGCTGGTTCTCACCCACGACAACCCGGACCCTGACGCCCTCACCTCGATGGCGCTGCTCGCCCGCCTGCTGCGGCAGGTGTTCCGGCGGCACGTCACCATCGCGTACGGCGGCATGATCGGTCGCGCCGAGAATCGCGAGGTCGTCCGCACCCTCGGCCTCGAGCTCGTTCACCTGCGCACCATCGACTGGCGGTCGTTCGACCACTTCGGCCTGGTCGACAGTCAGCCGCGGACCGGCAACAACCAGCTCCCGTCGCAGCTCGCTCCGCACGTGGTGATCGACCACCATCCGCTGCGCAAGGCGACCTTGGGCTGCCCTTTCGTCGACGTGCGCCGCGACTACGGCGCCACGGCGACGATCCTCACCGAATATCTGCTCGCCAGCGGACACCAGCCGACGCGCCGCCAGGCGACCGCTCTCGTCTACGCCCTGCAGGCCGAGACGCAGGACTTCGGTCGCGAGTCCGCCGGACCCGACCACGCCGTCCACGACCTGCTGCTGCCGCGCATCGACAAGCGCATGCTCGCCCGCATCCAGCATGCCCGGCTGCCGCTCGCCTACTTTCGCAACCTGCACCGCGCCCTGGAGAGCCTCGAATCGGTCGGCACGCTCGTCGTCTCGCACCTCGGCCCGGTCGACCAGCCGGACATCGTTCCCGAGATCGCCGATCTCCTGCTGCGCCTCGAAGGCAAGACCTGGTCGCTCTGTACCGGCGCGCACGGCGACCGGATCTACCTGTCGATCCGCACGTCCAACCCGCGCGCCGACGCCGGCAACCTGATGCGGCGCCTGCTGCGCCGTCGCGGCAAGGGCGGCGGACACGGCATGATGGCCGGCGGCTGGGTGATGCAGCCGCGCCAGGGCAACGGCGAGAACGACACCCTCGCCCGCGCGCTCGCTCGCGAGCTCGCCACCGCACTGAAGAAGAATCCCGAACGACTCCTGCCGCTCTCGCTCTACCCGGGCGAAGAGCGCGGCGAGGCGCCCGTCACGTCGATCGTCGAGAGGAATCCGGCGTGA